In Topomyia yanbarensis strain Yona2022 chromosome 2, ASM3024719v1, whole genome shotgun sequence, one DNA window encodes the following:
- the LOC131679259 gene encoding glyoxylate reductase/hydroxypyruvate reductase-like, which translates to MRISRSSFSTAKQFISIMLESVVNDYCFPAHYRPRLLVTSSDVPVSYIDILRRKCEVTVCTGTSRDEILGETSGAEGILWLTSDRLDGEVLDIAGPQLKVISTMTSGMDYVDAEQFRQRSIALGYTPKVVNDPVADIAIGLMIAAARRFHEGRLKILDSAWEPRPQWMLGQDVVGSTIGIVGFGGIGQTIAKRLRGFDIGRLLYTGHSEKQEAGRFGAQFVSFDELLKESDFVFIACPMTNETSRMFNAKAFQAMKPTSVLINVARGGIVDQPALVEALRKGEIFAAGLDVMTPEPLLPSDPIMKLPNVVIVPHLGTSTRKSLEDMFCITVRNVLSVLNGQRPIASFI; encoded by the exons ATGCGAATCAGCCGCAGTTCGTTCAGTACCGCTAAACAATTCATATCGATTATGCTGGAGTCCGTAGTCAACGATTACTGCTTTCCAGCCCACTATCGGCCCAGATTGTTGGTAACCAGTTCGGACGTTCCGGTAAGCTACATTGACATTCTCCGTCGCAA GTGTGAAGTGACCGTCTGTACTGGAACCAGCAGAGATGAGATTTTGGGTGAAACTTCAGGAGCTGAAGGAATTTTGTGGTTAACCTCCGACAGATTGGATGGCGAAGTCTTGGACATCGCAGGCCCTCAATTAAAGGTCATTTCTACGATGACTTCCGGAATGGATTATGTTGATGCCGAACAATTTAGGCAGCGTAGCATCGCGTTGGGTTATACACCCAAAGTAGTTAACGACCCGGTTGCGGACATTGCGATTGGACTGATGATTGCAGCCGCAAGACGATTTCACGAAGGACGCTTAAAGATTTTGGATTCCGCGTGGGAGCCTCGACCCCAGTGGATGTTGGGGCAAGATGTAGTTGGATCGACAATAGGAATTGTAGGATTCGGTGGCATAGGACAAACAATTGCAAAAAGGTTAAGAGGATTCGACATTGGTCGGCTGCTTTATACCGGGCATAGCGAAAAACAAGAAGCCGGCCGATTTGGAGCGCAGTTCGTAAGCTTTGATGAATTATTGAAGGAAAGTGACTTTGTGTTTATTGCTTGTCCGATGACGAACGAAACAAGCAGAATGTTCAATGCCAAAGCATTTCAAGCGATGAAACCGACAAGTGTTTTGATCAATGTTGCACGAGGCGGAATAGTAGACCAGCCAGCATTGGTCGAAGCTCTCCGAAAGGGAGAAATTTTTGCTGCTGGGCTTGATGTAATGACCCCAGAACCTTTGCTTCCATCTGATCCAATTATGAAATTACCCAACGTCG tgATCGTCCCGCATCTCGGAACCTCTACAAGAAAAAGCCTTGAGGATATGTTTTGTATTACCGTACGAAATGTGTTATCAGTTTTAAATGGCCAAAGACCGATTGCCTCGTTTATTTAA
- the LOC131679261 gene encoding small ribosomal subunit protein uS7m, translating to MFRNIFARAILCPNRSFNLPSATMSQYGPQFVQPVFKKENIAALEESGEIAQIAHVPVKAARNNDSCSVFHNDLVSQFINYVMKKGEKRLARQLVEKGFENIKRLQLERYHLAETDEEKEKIELNPRVLLARAVENSRPLLQLTPIKRGGVRYQVPVPITEKRSYFLAMKWLLEACREKERTVHFPEKMAWEVLDAAANQGKVIKRKQELHRQCEANRAFAHYRWS from the exons ATGTTCCGCAACATTTTTGCAAGGGCAATATTATG CCCAAACCGGTCGTTCAATTTACCGTCGGCTACCATGTCCCAGTACGGACCACAATTTGTACAGCCAGTGTTCAAAAAAGAAAATATCGCAGCTCTCGAGGAAAGTGGTGAGATTGCCCAAATAGCTCACGTCCCCGTTAAGGCTGCCAGAAACAATGATTCATGTTCGGTCTTCCATAATGACCTGGTAAGCCAGTTTATCAATTATGTAATGAAGAAGGGAGAGAAACGGTTGGCCAGACAACTGGTAGAGAAGGGCTTTGAGAACATCAAACGACTACAGCTGGAACGATACCATCTGGCAGAAACTGACGAAGAGAAAGAAAAAATTGAGTTGAATCCAAGGGTGTTGCTGGCGAGAGCGGTTGAAAATAGTCGACCACTGTTGCAACTAACTCCGATCAAGAGAGGTGGTGTAAGATACCAAGTACCGGTGCCGATTACAGAGAAGAGATCATACTTCCTAGCAATGAAGTGGCTGTTGGAAGCTTGTCGCGAGAAGGAACGCACGGTACATTTCCCGGAAAAGATGGCTTGGGAAGTCCTGGATGCAGCTGCAAATCAGGGAAAGGTCATCAAACGGAAGCAAGAATTGCACCGTCAGTGTGAGGCCAATCGCGCTTTCGCGCATTACAGATGGAGCTAA
- the LOC131679262 gene encoding transmembrane protein 186, whose translation MMYFTHLCRFPRFGSVITMFPKIGLQVQSTKLVRNCSTKLLPNEQTPVTTSELETDSDLVTWNTIYHFPGIMLTASIKRLRMYPIGLTAVSVPASIGLAYADVCSLVTAQICGSVGLATTLTLLLFGYFTNNLVGYVYTDEKLGKVKISYVDLHGKRQNRIYLVDDIVPRTEFEKSLLKFYFPIKNHDNGEVYKIIHRYGEIYDTQAFSAVFGKEHEFQ comes from the exons ATGATGTATTTTACCCATTTGTGCAGATTTCCTCGTTTTGGCAGCGTGATAACGATGTTCCCTAAAATCGGATTACAAGTGCAATCAACGAAGCTGGTGCGAAATTGTTCCACAAAATTGTTACCCAACGAGCAAACTCCTGTCACGACATCAGAGCTCGAAACCGATAGTGATCTTGTTACGTGGAACACAATCTACCACTTTCCCGGCATAATGCTCACAGCTTCAATCAAGCGGTTACGCATGTACCCAATCGGTTTGACTGCAGTTTCTGTCCCTGCTTCTATTGGACTCGCATATGCCGATGTTTGTTCTCTCGTGACAGCTCAGATTTGTGGATCGGTTG GTCTCGCGACAACTCTAACGCTACTATTGTTTGGCTATTTCACGAACAATCTGGTCGGCTACGTATACACTGACGAGAAACTCGGGAAAGTAAAAATATCATATGTGGATTTGCACGGTAAACGGCAAAATCGAATATACCTTGTTGATGACATTGTGCCACGAACGGAGTTTGAAAAATCCTTGCTAAAATTTTACTTTCCGATTAAAAATCATGACAACGGTGAAGTGTACAAAATAATCCACCGGTATGGAGAAATCTACGACACACAAGCATTTTCAGCGGTATTTGGAAAGGAACACGAATTTCAATAA
- the LOC131679257 gene encoding transducin beta-like protein 3, which yields MSTKIKLKEVYEVQNQYKAFYTGGSVQWSSDGREILCQNSGTISLVSAEDDSTEPVTFGEANDEDIIYTFALSKDGKSIITAHRSGLLKLWNKESKQVNKMWRGIHLGPIMKLVFSDIDDLIASGGTDTTVRVWDPVEQVCKGTLRGCQGVINLLVFHPDANLKTLLAAGDDVKINAWNYETRELLKTFSGHFSKVTAVSFSNDKKFIVSSGRDKILILWNYETQEAIKTIPVYESIESVVVLPAGINLHGQKLKAEKVYAACAGEEGLIKVWEMTETKIIFKQSNSLVTKATEEGGLAVTDMLFNKQTIQLALVTADHNIIIHDIKTLECVKQLSGFSDEILDLILFGKKDRFLGMATNSNDFKVYDTSSMNCQLVKGHADIVLSLSANDKHILSSSKDNSIRLWSYDVEKFLVQCIAIGLKHTNAVGSVALSKISGKFCASVSQDKCLKVWKIPKEFNQTLDEREFTRLNCSLTELAHDKDINCVCISPNDQLIATGSQDKSAKLWDVKNLTLVGVFRGHRRGIWAVRFSPVDQILLTNAADCCIKLWSLTDMTCLKTLEGHESSVLKVEFLSNGMQLISAGADGLLKLWSIKSSECIQTMDKHENRIWAICVSEDESVIYSGGTDSQLIKWKDVTKEKIEREQTKRNEMLLQEQELSNLVNDKKLLKALRLSLNLDRPLMTLKIITAVIKSQEQGLADTVHRLRDDHKETLLKHAIEWNTNSKNCRPAQLILNILLQEMLAGNFHVSELNKHLEAALPYTERHFKRMTEYAKDLKFIEYTLQCMQPHAVTRESNKPPTV from the exons ATGAGTaccaaaataaaactaaaagaAGT ATACGAAGTGCAAAATCAATACAAAGCTTTCTACACCGGAGGATCAGTTCAATGGAGTTCCGATGGCAGGGAAATTTTGTGTCAAAATTCCGGCACCATCAGCCTAGTTTCAGCGGAAGATGATTCTACGGAACCCGTTACGTTCGGAGAAGCCAACGATGAGGATATTATCTATACCTTTGCTTTAAGCAAGGATGGTAAAAGTATTATAACTGCCCATCGGTCCGGTTTGCTCAAATTGTGGAACAAGGAAAGCAAACAGGTCAACAAAATGTGGCGGGGCATTCATCTGGGTCCGATCATGAAGTTGGTGTTCAGCGATATTGACGATTTGATTGCTAGTGGTGGCACTGATACGACGGTTAGGGTTTGGGATCCAGTGGAGCAGGTGTGTAAAGGAACCCTTAGGGGATGCCAGGGGGTGATCAATCTACTAGTGTTCCATCCTGATGCGAACCTGAAAACGCTTCTGGCGGCTGGAGACGACGTCAAAATAAATGCGTGGAACTATGAAACGCGAGAGCTTCTCAAGACCTTTTCGGGACACTTTTCGAAAGTGACTGCTGTTTCATTCTCAAATGATAAAAAGTTCATTGTTTCTTCTGGAAGGGATAAAATATTAATTCTGTGGAACTACGAAACACAAGAAGCGATTAAAACAATTCCCGTATATGAAAGCATAGAGAGCGTCGTTGTTCTTCCTGCGGGTATCAACCTTCACGGGCAAAAACTTAAAGCAGAGAAGGTTTATGCTGCCTGTGCAGGTGAAGAAGGCTTGATAAAAGTTTGGGAAATGACTGAaactaagataatttttaagcaAAGCAACAGTCTAGTAACAAAAGCAACAGAAGAAGGTGGACTGGCTGTAACTGATATGCTATTCAACAAGCAAACTATACAACTAGCTTTAGTCACTGCTGACCACAACATCATAATCCATGATATCAAAACGCTCGAGTGTGTCAAGCAACTGTCCGGTTTCAGCGATGAGATTCTAGATTTGATTTTATTTGGTAAGAAGGATCGCTTTCTTGGAATGGCAACAAACAGCAACGATTTTAAGGTTTATGACACGTCTTCAATGAACTGTCAGCTTGTGAAAGGACATGCGGATATCGTGTTATCTCTATCAGCCAATGATAAACATATTCTTTCGTCGTCAAAAGATAATTCCATTCGGCTATGGTCCTACGATGTAGAGAAATTTCTTGTTCAATGCATCGCAATAGGCTTGAAGCACACGAATGCTGTTGGAAGTGTCGCATTAAGCAAAATTTCGGGGAAGTTCTGTGCCAGCGTAAGTCAAGATAAATGTTTGAAAGTTTGGAAAATTCCCAAAGAATTTAATCAAACATTAGACGAACGGGAATTCACCCGGTTGAACTGTTCTTTGACGGAATTGGCACACGATAAGGACATTAACTGTGTATGTATATCCCCTAATGATCAGTTGATTGCGACTGGATCGCAAGATAAAAGTGCCAAGCTTTGGGATGTTAAAAATCTAACTTTAGTTGGGGTTTTTCGAGGTCATCGACGTGGAATTTGGGCCGTTCGGTTTTCACCCGTCGATCAAATTCTGTTAACAAATGCAGCTGACTGCTGTATCAAGCTGTGGTCACTAACCGACATGACCTGCCTAAAAACTCTGGAAGGTCACGAAAGTTCTGTACTCAAAGTTGAGTTTCTCTCCAACGGCATGCAGCTCATTTCCGCCGGTGCCGATGGTTTGCTAAAGCTATGGTCCATCAAGAGTTCAGAGTGCATTCAAACAATGGACAAACATGAAAATCGAATTTGGGCGATATGTGTTTCGGAAGATGAATCGGTGATCTATAGTGGCGGTACCGACTCACAACTGATCAAGTGGAAAGATGTTACGAAAGAAAAAATCGAACGAGAGCAAACAAAACGCAACGAAATGTTGCTCCAGGAACAAGAGCTAAGCAATCTTGTGAACGATAAAAAACTTCTAAAAGCCCTCCGTTTGTCACTTAATCTAGACCGACCTCTAATGACATTGAAAATCATTACCGCCGTAATAAAATCCCAAGAGCAGGGGCTTGCCGATACCGTACACAGGCTTCGCGACGATCACAAGGAAACATTGTTAAAGCATGCCATTGAATGGAACACAAACAGTAAAAACTGCCGACCAGCCCAactgattttgaatattttgctacAGGAGATGCTTGCTGGAAACTTCCATGTATCCGAGCTGAACAAACATCTCGAAGCGGCTCTTCCCTACACCGAACGCCACTTCAAACGAATGACCGAGTACGCCAAGGATCTCAAGTTCATCGAGTACACATTACAGTGTATGCAACCGCACGCCGTCACACGTGAAAGCAATAAACCACCCACGGTCTAG